In Streptomyces durocortorensis, a genomic segment contains:
- a CDS encoding zinc ribbon domain-containing protein yields the protein MPLSAAAPRPSAPEAQAAADEPIGAVQPAKPVARRPVVRPVAADEAPDGPPCPACGTPNLPGRQFCRRCAAPLRVREQPAALPWWRTVWPFRRRVRGGSGGRGLRRLLLVTVLVGLLFAGFMLVPFGRYLFEDVRDKLGGTAEISPSAVSASAAAPGHPASAAIDGLTNKYWGAPALGDSLTCSFGKPFRLVGVVVHTGVSKEPQEFRRGARPIGADLLVTTADGTVHEKAVTLNDKPGQQTIRTGISDVVSVRLILRDAAGQGEGRPIAVGEVEFFQRT from the coding sequence GTGCCGCTGTCCGCAGCCGCGCCCCGGCCGTCGGCGCCGGAGGCGCAGGCAGCGGCGGACGAACCCATCGGGGCGGTGCAGCCCGCGAAGCCTGTGGCGCGGCGGCCCGTCGTGCGGCCGGTGGCGGCGGACGAGGCGCCCGACGGGCCGCCGTGTCCGGCCTGCGGCACCCCCAACCTGCCGGGGCGGCAGTTCTGCCGGCGTTGCGCCGCCCCGTTGCGGGTCCGTGAGCAGCCCGCCGCCCTGCCGTGGTGGCGCACGGTGTGGCCGTTCCGCCGTCGGGTGCGGGGCGGGTCCGGTGGCCGGGGGCTGCGGCGGCTCCTGCTGGTGACGGTGCTGGTCGGGCTGTTGTTCGCGGGCTTCATGCTGGTGCCGTTCGGGCGTTACCTCTTCGAGGACGTACGGGACAAGCTCGGCGGCACCGCGGAGATCAGCCCCTCCGCGGTGAGCGCGAGCGCGGCGGCGCCCGGTCATCCGGCGAGCGCGGCCATCGACGGGCTGACCAACAAGTACTGGGGTGCGCCCGCGCTCGGCGACTCGCTGACGTGCTCCTTCGGGAAGCCGTTCCGGCTGGTCGGCGTCGTCGTGCACACCGGGGTCTCGAAGGAGCCGCAGGAGTTCCGGCGGGGCGCGCGGCCCATCGGGGCGGACCTGCTCGTCACCACGGCGGACGGCACGGTCCACGAGAAGGCCGTGACGCTCAACGACAAGCCCGGGCAGCAGACGATACGGACGGGCATCAGCGATGTCGTCTCCGTCCGGCTGATCCTGCGGGACGCGGCGGGGCAGGGCGAGGGCCGGCCGATCGCGGTCGGCGAGGTCGAGTTCTTCCAGCGCACCTGA
- a CDS encoding phage tail protein I, producing the protein MSRASVPGLPSRYPIGDLLPALYADDDLAQRFTAGLDTVLAPVLSTLDNLPAYVDPALAPADFLPWLASWVGVDVDPAWPVELRRAVVARAVELHRWRGTRRGLVERLRLCCGVHADVLDGGGATWSATPGAALPPPPAGELLVRVWPVRDGDAVDDRRVLDVVTASCPVHLTCRVEVLPGPPEEPEQTGG; encoded by the coding sequence GTGAGCCGGGCCTCCGTACCCGGGCTGCCCAGCCGCTATCCGATCGGCGACCTGCTGCCCGCCCTGTACGCGGACGACGACCTGGCCCAGCGGTTCACGGCGGGCCTGGACACGGTCCTGGCCCCGGTCCTGTCCACCCTGGACAACCTGCCCGCCTACGTCGACCCGGCGCTCGCCCCGGCCGACTTCCTGCCGTGGCTGGCGTCCTGGGTGGGGGTGGACGTCGATCCCGCGTGGCCGGTGGAACTGCGCCGGGCCGTGGTGGCCCGCGCCGTCGAGCTGCACCGGTGGCGCGGTACCCGGCGCGGTCTGGTGGAGCGCCTGCGGCTCTGCTGCGGGGTGCACGCGGACGTCCTGGACGGCGGCGGCGCCACGTGGTCGGCCACCCCGGGTGCGGCCCTTCCGCCGCCGCCGGCCGGGGAACTGCTCGTCCGGGTCTGGCCGGTGCGCGACGGCGACGCGGTGGACGACCGCCGCGTCCTGGACGTCGTCACGGCCTCGTGCCCCGTCCACCTCACCTGCCGGGTGGAGGTCCTGCCGGGCCCGCCCGAAGAGCCCGAACAGACAGGAGGCTGA
- a CDS encoding putative baseplate assembly protein: protein MALPSPNLDDRRFQQLVDEAKRYVQQRSPEWTDHNVSDPGVTLIETFAYMVDQLLYRLNRVPDKNYAAFLDLLGVTLFPPTVARAEVDFWLSAPQPETVHLPAGTEVATARGEAEEPVVFTTSRDLPIVPSSLVRLVTAPVSGEQTDRTAPLGAGKDIPCFQSRPEPGDALLFGLPTAVPRCIVAVRLDSRVEGVGVDPRQPPLVWEAWDGARWVACATGTDSTGGLNRPGEVVVFVPAGHTASVVAGTRAGWLRCRVTAPEPGQPFYSESPTIREAEVFTVGGTAAVEHAETVLDVPLGVSEGVAGQRFSVSRVPLLLDGDPPVVQVSADDGWQVWTPVDHFGASLPGDRHVRIDAVSGEFAFPPEVREADGTMRAYGAVPEKGAQLRVPRYRTGGGAAGNVARGAISVLRSSVPYVAGVNNREAATGGVDGETVENAKVRAPNILRVQERAVTAEDYEVIAREAAPSLRRVRCLPAVAGEAGAVRVLLVPDAVADEDGRLRFEQLIPTDPVLAAVTARLDERRLVGTRLVVEPPAYQGVTVVARLVAAPGDEDRVRAAALEALFHHIDPLRGGADGRGWPFGRPVQYGEVFAVLQNVEGAGLVEELRLFPADPITGRRGAAVERIDVAPGALVFSHQHQVVVTASGPGEGA, encoded by the coding sequence ATGGCACTCCCCTCCCCCAACCTGGACGACCGGCGCTTCCAGCAGCTCGTCGACGAGGCCAAGCGGTACGTCCAGCAGCGCTCCCCCGAGTGGACCGACCACAATGTGTCGGACCCCGGGGTCACGCTGATCGAGACGTTCGCGTACATGGTCGACCAGTTGCTGTACCGGCTGAACCGGGTGCCCGACAAGAACTACGCGGCCTTCCTGGACCTGCTGGGCGTGACGCTCTTCCCACCGACGGTGGCGCGGGCCGAGGTGGACTTCTGGCTGTCCGCCCCGCAGCCGGAGACCGTGCACCTCCCCGCCGGTACGGAGGTGGCGACCGCGCGCGGCGAGGCCGAGGAGCCGGTGGTGTTCACCACCTCCCGGGACCTGCCGATCGTGCCGAGTTCGCTGGTCCGGCTGGTCACCGCGCCGGTGTCGGGCGAGCAGACGGACCGGACCGCGCCGCTCGGCGCGGGCAAGGACATCCCGTGCTTCCAGTCCCGGCCCGAGCCCGGGGACGCCCTGCTGTTCGGGCTGCCGACGGCCGTGCCCCGGTGCATCGTCGCCGTGCGCCTGGACAGCCGGGTGGAGGGCGTGGGCGTCGATCCGCGGCAGCCGCCGCTGGTGTGGGAGGCGTGGGACGGGGCCCGTTGGGTGGCCTGCGCGACCGGCACCGACAGCACCGGCGGGCTCAACCGGCCCGGCGAGGTCGTGGTGTTCGTCCCGGCCGGGCACACCGCGTCGGTCGTGGCGGGGACCCGGGCGGGGTGGCTGCGCTGCCGGGTCACAGCGCCGGAGCCGGGCCAGCCGTTCTACTCCGAGTCGCCGACGATCCGCGAGGCCGAGGTGTTCACCGTCGGCGGCACGGCGGCCGTGGAGCACGCGGAGACCGTCCTCGACGTGCCCCTCGGGGTGTCGGAGGGCGTCGCCGGGCAGCGGTTCTCGGTGAGCCGGGTGCCGCTGCTGCTTGACGGGGACCCGCCGGTCGTCCAGGTGTCGGCCGACGACGGCTGGCAGGTCTGGACGCCCGTCGATCACTTCGGGGCGTCGCTCCCCGGCGACCGGCACGTCCGGATCGACGCCGTGTCGGGCGAGTTCGCGTTCCCGCCGGAGGTGCGGGAGGCGGACGGCACGATGCGCGCGTACGGCGCGGTCCCGGAGAAGGGCGCCCAGCTCCGCGTCCCGCGCTACCGGACCGGCGGCGGCGCGGCCGGGAACGTCGCCCGGGGCGCGATCTCCGTACTGCGCAGCTCGGTGCCGTACGTCGCGGGCGTCAACAACCGGGAGGCGGCGACCGGAGGCGTCGACGGGGAGACCGTGGAGAACGCGAAGGTGCGGGCGCCCAACATCCTGCGGGTGCAGGAGCGGGCCGTCACGGCCGAGGACTACGAGGTCATCGCCCGGGAGGCCGCGCCGTCGCTGCGCCGGGTACGGTGCCTGCCCGCGGTCGCGGGCGAGGCGGGTGCGGTTCGGGTGCTGCTGGTGCCCGACGCGGTCGCCGACGAGGACGGCCGGCTCCGGTTCGAGCAGCTGATCCCCACCGACCCGGTCCTCGCGGCGGTGACGGCACGGCTCGACGAACGGCGGCTGGTCGGGACCCGGTTGGTGGTGGAGCCGCCCGCGTACCAGGGCGTCACGGTGGTGGCCCGGCTGGTGGCGGCCCCCGGCGACGAGGACCGGGTACGGGCGGCCGCCCTGGAGGCGCTGTTCCACCACATCGACCCGTTGCGGGGCGGGGCGGACGGCCGGGGGTGGCCGTTCGGCAGGCCGGTGCAGTACGGAGAGGTCTTCGCCGTGCTCCAGAACGTGGAGGGGGCCGGTCTCGTGGAGGAGCTCCGGCTGTTCCCGGCCGACCCGATCACCGGGCGGCGCGGGGCCGCGGTCGAGCGGATCGACGTCGCGCCGGGGGCCCTGGTCTTCTCGCACCAGCACCAGGTGGTCGTCACCGCGAGCGGGCCCGGTGAGGGCGCGTGA